A stretch of Triticum aestivum cultivar Chinese Spring chromosome 1D, IWGSC CS RefSeq v2.1, whole genome shotgun sequence DNA encodes these proteins:
- the LOC123163978 gene encoding MADS-box transcription factor 23: protein MVRGKTVIERIENTTSRQVTFSKRKSGLFKKARELGVLCDAQVAVVLFSNTGRLYDYSNCNSGMKSIIERYQHVKEGQQFMSASAEAKFWQAEGERLRQQLHNLQENHRQLLGQHLSGLGLEDMRGLESQLETSIHNIRLTKDQLMIDEIEELNKKESLVHQENIELHKKLNIIRQENIYLQNKLNGEAEVNGTITSSSSQYSTAAREDPVRLELSHPDHAERDEQPELPMLGLKVFTTRTGR from the exons ATGGTCCGGGGAAAGACGGTGATCGAGAGGATCGAAAACACGACGAGCCGGCAGGTGACCTTCTCCAAGAGGAAGAGTGGGCTGTTCAAGAAAGCCAGGGAGCTGGGCGTCCTCTGCGATGCGCAGGTAGCCGTCGTCCTCTTCTCCAACACCGGGCGCCTCTACGACTACTCCAACTGCAACTCCGG GATGAAATCCATAATTGAAAGATACCAACATGTTAAGGAGGGCCAACAATTCATGAGTGCAAGCGCTGAGGCTAAG TTCTGGCAAGCGGAGGGAGAGCGTCTGAGGCAACAACTACATAACTTGCAAGAGAATCATAG ACAGTTGCTGGGACAACATCTATCTGGCTTAGGTTTGGAAGACATGAGGGGTTTAGAGAGTCAACTGGAAACAAGCATACATAACATTCGGCTAACAAAG GACCAACTTATGATTGATGAAATTGAAGAGTTAAACAAGAAG GAAAGCCTTGTGCACCAGGAAAATATTGAGCTGCACAAGAAACTAAACATCATTCGTCAAGAGAATATATATTTGCAAAACAAG TTAAATGGTGAGGCAGAAGTAAACGGGACAATTACAAGTTCTTCTAGCCAGTATAGCACTGCTGCTCGAGAGGATCCAGTTCGACTGGAACTTAGTCATCCAGACCATGCAGAAAGGGATGAGCAACCAGAATTACCAATGCTGGG GTTAAAAGTTTTTACTACAAGGACTGGCCGATGA
- the LOC123180064 gene encoding UDP-galactose/UDP-glucose transporter 5, protein MADEPALPVAAGRDKDERRRLMGRCALAVVGIMSTLLVYGVLQEKLMRVPYGAEKEFFRYSLFLVFCNRITTSMVSALVLLSSKKSTDPVAPIQKYCVVSFSNILTTTCQYEALKYVSFPVQTLAKCAKMIPVMIWGTIIMKKKYGGKDYFFAVIVTMGCSLFILYPASMDVSPLNKGRESTVWGVSLMLGYLGFDGFTSTFQDKLFKGYEMEIHNQIFYTTMCSCVISLSGLILQNHLLPAVDFMVRHPDCFYDVLILSTVATASQFFISYTIRTFGALTFATIMTTRQLVSILLSCVWFVHPLSWMQWVGAAIVFGALYAKTFSRNKLQKAAVVSSPSQGSVPNAANS, encoded by the exons ATGGCGGACGAGCCGGCGctgccggtggcggcggggagggacAAGGACGAGCGCCGCCGCTTGATGGGCAGGTGCGCGCTCGCCGTCGTCGGCATCATGAGCACCCTCCTCGTCTACGGCGTCCTCCAG GAAAAACTTATGAGAGTTCCCTATGGAGCAGAGAAGGAGTTCTTCAGATACTCACTATTTCTTGTTTTCTGTAACCGTATCACCACATCCATGGTGTCTGCACTCGTGTTACTG TCGAGTAAGAAGTCCACGGACCCAGTGGCCCCAATCCAGAAATACTGTGTTGTCTCCTTCTCAAACATACTAACCACAACTTGCCAGTACGAG GCCCTCAAGTATGTGAGTTTCCCTGTCCAGACACTTGCCAAATGTGCAAAGATGATTCCTGTTATG ATTTGGGGCACGATAATTATGAAAAAGAAGTATGGTGGAAAAGATTACTTCTTTGCAGTCATTGTGACCATGGGCTGCTCATTGTTCATTCTATACCCG GCATCAATGGATGTTAGTCCACTTAATAAAGGCAGAGAAAGTACTGTTTGGGGTGTTTCACTCATGCTTGGCTATCTTGG ATTTGATGGTTTCACAAGCACCTTCCAAGACAAACTCTTCAAAGGGTATGAGATGGAAATTCACAACCAAATATTCTACACGACAATGTGCTCTTGTGTTATTAGCTTGAGTG GGCTTATTCTCCAGAATCATCTTCTTCCAGCTGTGGACTTTATGGTTCGTCATCCAGATTGCTTCTATGATGTCCTAATCCTATCCACT GTTGCAACAGCTAGCCAGTTCTTCATATCCTACACTATTCGAACATTCGGGGCTCTCACATTCGCTACCATCATGACAACCAGACAG TTGGTGAGCATACTACTGTCCTGCGTCTGGTTCGTGCATCCCCTTAGCTGGATGCAGTGGGTTGGAGCT GCCATTGTATTCGGTGCCCTGTATGCCAAAACCTTCTCAAGAAACAAACTGCAGAAGGCCGCGGTCGTGAGCTCACCGTCGCAAGGTTCTGTGCCAAATGCTGCTAACAGTTGA